From the Candidatus Krumholzibacteriota bacterium genome, one window contains:
- the obgE gene encoding GTPase ObgE, whose amino-acid sequence MAKSFIDRVTIEVESGDGGDGCVSFRREKYVPRGGPDGGNGGDGGDIILSVDPSINTLVDLRYRRRFKAGNGGAGSGARKAGRNGKSVVIRVPKGTLVEDSESGRLLADLKDDGDEIVLLKGGRGGRGNYTFRSSRNKTPRRATGGEPASKKTLQLTMKLIADVGLVGFPNAGKSTLISSVSAAHPRIASYPFTTLYPVLGIVRIDELSSFCMVDVPGLIKGAHEGKGLGIQFLQHIERCRVLLFVIDVSEAEIAEAYNLLIEELGAYDADLLSKPRIVALNKIDTLEEPLGDDFSSVLNEEVYPISALTGKGLPVLTGRLHEIVNRNLT is encoded by the coding sequence TTGGCTAAGTCATTCATAGACAGAGTTACGATAGAAGTGGAGTCGGGTGACGGAGGTGATGGTTGTGTAAGTTTCCGGAGAGAGAAATATGTTCCTCGCGGCGGACCTGACGGCGGAAATGGAGGAGATGGCGGGGATATTATATTGAGTGTTGATCCGAGCATCAATACTTTAGTTGACCTGAGGTATCGCAGAAGGTTTAAAGCGGGAAACGGCGGGGCGGGATCCGGCGCCCGCAAAGCCGGAAGGAACGGAAAATCAGTTGTAATAAGGGTTCCTAAGGGCACTCTTGTTGAGGACTCTGAAAGCGGCCGTCTGCTGGCTGACCTTAAAGATGACGGCGATGAGATTGTGCTGCTTAAAGGGGGGAGAGGGGGAAGAGGTAACTATACTTTCCGTTCATCCAGAAACAAGACCCCGAGGAGAGCTACAGGCGGAGAACCGGCCAGTAAGAAGACTTTACAGCTGACTATGAAACTGATTGCGGATGTGGGGCTCGTCGGGTTTCCAAACGCTGGAAAATCAACACTGATAAGTTCTGTCAGCGCCGCTCATCCGCGCATTGCTTCATATCCTTTTACTACATTGTATCCCGTGCTCGGTATTGTCAGAATTGATGAGCTCTCGTCTTTCTGTATGGTTGATGTGCCCGGGCTTATTAAGGGAGCGCATGAAGGGAAAGGACTGGGGATACAATTCCTGCAGCATATTGAACGATGCCGCGTTCTTTTATTCGTAATCGATGTTTCAGAAGCTGAGATAGCAGAGGCGTATAATCTGTTGATTGAAGAGCTGGGAGCCTACGATGCCGATCTTTTATCAAAACCCAGGATTGTCGCCTTAAACAAGATCGACACGCTTGAAGAACCCCTTGGTGATGATTTTTCTTCAGTTCTGAATGAAGAAGTATATCCGATATCCGCCCTGACAGGCAAAGGCCTTCCCGTTTTAACCGGCAGGCTGCACGAAATAGTTAATCGGAATTTGACTTAG
- the rfaE1 gene encoding D-glycero-beta-D-manno-heptose-7-phosphate kinase, with protein MNKDRLEEIGEKIRSSSVAVIGDVMLDRYYWGLVDRISPEAPVPVVKVEKTDVRPGGAANVAWNLISLGSECSLVGILCEGTAGEELESLISKLGVTTDCLVRDKSRVTTEKIRIVAHNQQVVRADFESEGDIEGKVLNEILDVVEDVLKDVGAVVISDYGKGVVTEKLMENVRRLCEINSIPMLVDPKEKHFSLYHGSYIITPNKNEAGAFYNRKIKSEKDLLEVGESLLDDLEAEAVLITRGQEGMTLFRRGEKHHHFPTMASGVYDVTGAGDTVISVLAAALAAEAELDEAIELANAAAGLVVRKLGTAVVDLKELVSSFTS; from the coding sequence TTGAATAAGGACAGATTAGAGGAAATAGGAGAAAAGATAAGAAGCTCATCTGTCGCTGTTATCGGAGATGTAATGCTTGACAGGTACTATTGGGGGCTTGTTGATAGAATAAGCCCTGAGGCGCCTGTCCCTGTAGTAAAAGTTGAAAAAACAGATGTAAGACCCGGCGGGGCGGCAAATGTCGCGTGGAATCTTATCTCGCTCGGTTCTGAATGCTCCCTTGTAGGTATTTTGTGTGAAGGGACCGCTGGCGAGGAACTTGAGAGCCTCATCAGTAAACTTGGTGTTACAACTGATTGTCTTGTCAGAGATAAGTCAAGGGTAACAACTGAAAAGATCAGGATTGTCGCGCACAACCAACAGGTTGTAAGAGCCGATTTTGAATCCGAGGGGGATATAGAAGGAAAAGTTTTAAATGAGATACTTGACGTTGTGGAAGATGTATTGAAAGATGTCGGCGCTGTGGTCATTTCTGATTATGGAAAGGGTGTAGTGACGGAAAAATTGATGGAAAATGTCCGCCGCTTATGCGAGATTAATTCAATACCCATGCTTGTTGATCCAAAGGAGAAACATTTTTCCCTCTACCATGGTTCTTACATTATTACACCTAACAAAAATGAAGCGGGGGCGTTCTATAACAGAAAGATCAAATCCGAGAAGGATCTTCTGGAAGTAGGAGAGTCTCTCCTGGATGACCTCGAGGCGGAAGCCGTACTTATTACGAGGGGCCAAGAGGGGATGACATTGTTTAGAAGAGGGGAAAAGCATCATCATTTTCCAACGATGGCCAGCGGAGTATACGACGTTACGGGCGCGGGAGATACCGTTATTAGTGTTTTAGCCGCGGCACTCGCGGCCGAAGCGGAACTTGATGAAGCGATAGAGTTAGCCAACGCGGCGGCAGGTCTGGTTGTACGTAAGCTCGGCACTGCTGTTGTCGATCTAAAAGAACTTGTTTCTTCCTTTACTTCTTAA
- a CDS encoding mechanosensitive ion channel family protein — protein sequence MSAYISVFIAVLLVGRIWIQGLQTVLTYIGIISAGLVLALKDPIVNFAAWVFIIWRHPFEPGDRIQIAGSTGDVVDIRVFQFSLIEVGNWVDADQSTGRIIHVPNGKIFTDALANYSAGLEYIWNEIPVLITFESDWKKAKKILLEVALNHAEHLANTARSQLNRMKGKFLIHYEKLTPTVYTSVKDSGVMLSMRYMCDPRARRGTEQEIWEDILNRFDENEDINFAYPTQRIYSEHFDRKPGKPPSQDK from the coding sequence ATGTCCGCGTATATTTCGGTTTTTATCGCCGTACTGCTCGTAGGCAGGATCTGGATACAGGGGTTGCAGACGGTATTGACATACATTGGTATTATATCCGCCGGTCTTGTTTTGGCGCTTAAAGATCCGATAGTTAATTTCGCCGCCTGGGTATTTATTATATGGCGCCATCCTTTCGAACCCGGAGATCGAATTCAGATCGCGGGATCGACGGGGGATGTTGTTGATATAAGAGTATTTCAGTTTTCTCTTATAGAGGTGGGGAATTGGGTTGACGCGGATCAGTCCACCGGGAGAATTATACACGTACCCAACGGCAAGATTTTTACTGACGCGCTCGCGAATTACAGTGCGGGGCTCGAGTATATCTGGAATGAAATCCCCGTTCTTATTACCTTTGAGAGTGACTGGAAAAAGGCAAAGAAGATCCTCTTAGAAGTAGCCTTAAACCACGCGGAACATTTAGCTAATACAGCCCGCAGCCAGCTTAACAGAATGAAGGGGAAGTTTCTTATTCATTACGAGAAATTAACACCTACCGTATACACATCTGTTAAGGACAGCGGGGTTATGCTTTCAATGCGTTACATGTGCGATCCGCGCGCGAGAAGGGGAACTGAGCAGGAGATCTGGGAAGATATTCTTAACCGTTTTGACGAAAATGAAGATATTAATTTTGCCTATCCTACTCAGAGGATTTACAGTGAGCATTTTGACCGAAAGCCTGGAAAACCACCCTCCCAGGACAAATGA
- a CDS encoding DUF3467 domain-containing protein → MKKKQHQIPVQLDEKEAEGVYSNFVLTSFTPAEFVIDFARMLPGLKKAKVHSRIVMTPQSAKSLVGLLSQTVRNYESKFGEIEVKGKKGNQTIGFHANSNLGSDKKN, encoded by the coding sequence ATGAAGAAGAAACAACATCAAATCCCCGTACAGCTCGATGAAAAAGAAGCTGAAGGAGTATATTCCAATTTTGTCCTTACCTCTTTTACCCCGGCTGAATTTGTTATAGATTTCGCCAGAATGCTTCCGGGATTAAAAAAAGCTAAAGTTCATTCCAGAATAGTAATGACTCCTCAATCCGCGAAATCACTTGTAGGATTACTCAGCCAAACAGTGAGAAATTACGAGAGTAAATTCGGCGAGATCGAGGTTAAAGGAAAAAAAGGAAATCAAACAATTGGATTTCACGCAAATTCAAACCTTGGTTCAGACAAGAAGAACTGA
- a CDS encoding DUF362 domain-containing protein gives MSTRNTKNSIVSITKCSGYGIADVYDSVSRSIEHVGGIEHFVKPGQRVLLKPNMLSAKRPERAITTHPSVIEAVAKIVTDCGGYPVIGDSPGGVLRGVKRVWENTGIEEMARRIGVELVNFEASGSVEVKSGDYLFYIAKPVIDADVIINIAKLKTHTLTLLTCALKNMFGTVCGFRKSELHKEFPKPREFARMLVELYSKVRPSLSIVDAVVAMEGDGPSSGNPKKLGLVIAGEDAVAIDAVAARIIGFKPGSIDTTRMADEIKLGVGDIESIQVTGDGKEVRPVSFDLPSNRKLRMIPRPLARMISPFVWLKLIVDPSVCTGCRLCQRSCPVEAISYQDGVCGINNNKCITCMCCHELCPEDAIEIKMSRLAKLVT, from the coding sequence TTGAGTACACGGAATACTAAAAACAGTATTGTTTCTATTACAAAGTGTTCCGGTTACGGAATTGCTGATGTTTATGATTCTGTAAGCAGGAGTATCGAGCATGTCGGCGGCATTGAGCACTTTGTTAAGCCGGGACAAAGGGTGCTTCTCAAACCGAATATGCTCTCCGCGAAGAGACCTGAAAGAGCGATAACTACGCATCCGTCCGTAATAGAAGCTGTGGCAAAGATCGTAACAGATTGCGGCGGGTATCCGGTTATAGGCGACAGTCCGGGAGGGGTGTTGCGCGGAGTAAAGAGAGTATGGGAAAACACCGGTATTGAGGAGATGGCCCGCAGAATCGGAGTAGAACTCGTAAATTTTGAAGCTTCAGGGTCAGTGGAGGTAAAAAGCGGAGATTATCTTTTTTATATAGCGAAACCTGTTATAGATGCCGATGTGATAATAAATATCGCTAAGTTGAAGACACATACACTCACACTCTTAACATGCGCTTTAAAGAATATGTTCGGCACTGTCTGTGGTTTTAGAAAGTCAGAGTTGCACAAGGAGTTTCCGAAACCGAGAGAATTCGCGAGGATGCTGGTTGAGCTATACAGTAAGGTAAGACCCTCTCTCAGTATCGTCGATGCGGTTGTGGCGATGGAGGGTGACGGTCCAAGTTCAGGGAATCCAAAGAAGCTGGGGCTGGTTATAGCCGGTGAAGACGCGGTGGCTATTGACGCCGTAGCCGCGCGAATAATTGGTTTTAAACCCGGCTCGATAGATACAACGAGGATGGCGGATGAGATTAAACTGGGGGTTGGTGATATTGAGAGTATACAGGTAACCGGTGACGGCAAAGAGGTAAGACCCGTATCTTTTGATTTGCCGTCAAACAGAAAACTCAGGATGATTCCCAGGCCTTTGGCCCGTATGATATCACCCTTTGTGTGGTTAAAACTTATAGTTGATCCATCGGTATGTACCGGATGTCGTCTTTGCCAGAGAAGCTGTCCCGTTGAGGCTATATCCTATCAGGACGGAGTGTGCGGAATAAATAATAATAAATGTATTACTTGTATGTGCTGTCATGAGTTGTGTCCGGAAGACGCCATTGAAATCAAGATGAGTCGTCTGGCAAAACTTGTAACTTGA
- a CDS encoding aromatic amino acid ammonia-lyase has protein sequence MAITLSGNDLTIEKIVKIARHGEKVELSDEALERIKKCRAMLERKIEAKEIMYGVNTGIGEFSEVVLDDEQVKEFQKYLIYNHAAGIGDPAPLEYVRGAMASRINVHANGNSGCRPVITQTLVEMLNKSVTPFICQKGSVGACGDLAPMSQIALLLLGEGQAYYKGELLDGKDAMDRAGIEIPGLKARDGLATINGSNVLTAMSAIMLHDTKNWLKQAEIAASMSLEALKANMKPYSRKLHEARGFAGAVRSAESIRKLVEGGDLANEKIKCKVQDAYSMRSAPQVIGAAHDAIEFAVKQVEVELNGVGDNPVFFPDEDLQISGANFQGSPVSLPMDMVGVAVTMVSVMSERRMNRLNHPALSVGLPAFLTEGAGMFSGLMLSQYTADTQIVEQRILSSPASIQSIPAAADQEDFVSMGMNTAIKNFQILDNAYGILGIEFMAAAQALDFREFKFGKGVTKAKEVIRKYIDFLDVDRPLYPDHTKMKELVRSCEILEEVEKEVGSLG, from the coding sequence TTGGCGATTACACTCAGCGGCAACGACTTGACGATTGAAAAAATAGTTAAGATAGCCCGTCATGGTGAAAAGGTAGAACTCTCAGATGAAGCTCTTGAGAGGATCAAGAAATGCCGTGCTATGCTTGAAAGAAAGATAGAAGCCAAAGAAATCATGTATGGTGTTAATACCGGGATTGGCGAATTTTCAGAGGTTGTTTTAGATGACGAACAGGTAAAGGAGTTTCAGAAGTATCTTATCTATAACCACGCTGCGGGAATCGGCGATCCTGCTCCACTTGAGTATGTGAGAGGAGCGATGGCAAGCAGAATAAATGTTCACGCCAATGGCAATTCCGGATGCAGGCCGGTAATAACGCAGACGCTGGTTGAAATGTTGAATAAGAGTGTAACACCATTTATATGTCAAAAAGGTTCTGTAGGCGCGTGCGGCGACCTGGCGCCTATGTCTCAGATTGCTCTTCTTCTGCTTGGCGAGGGGCAGGCCTATTACAAAGGTGAACTTCTCGATGGGAAAGATGCCATGGACAGAGCGGGGATCGAAATTCCGGGATTGAAGGCCAGAGACGGACTCGCGACAATAAACGGTTCCAATGTATTGACCGCTATGAGCGCTATTATGCTGCATGACACCAAGAATTGGCTAAAGCAGGCTGAGATAGCTGCTTCAATGTCTTTAGAGGCTCTTAAGGCAAACATGAAGCCCTACAGCCGGAAGCTTCATGAGGCCAGAGGGTTTGCGGGAGCCGTAAGGAGTGCCGAGTCGATCAGAAAACTTGTCGAAGGCGGAGATCTTGCCAATGAAAAGATAAAATGTAAGGTTCAGGACGCTTATTCGATGCGTTCGGCTCCTCAGGTTATTGGCGCGGCGCATGACGCGATTGAATTCGCTGTTAAGCAGGTTGAAGTGGAGCTTAACGGAGTAGGAGACAATCCGGTTTTTTTCCCCGATGAGGATTTACAGATATCCGGCGCTAATTTTCAGGGATCACCCGTTTCCCTTCCCATGGACATGGTAGGTGTCGCTGTTACTATGGTGAGCGTCATGTCGGAAAGACGGATGAACAGACTTAACCATCCTGCCTTGAGTGTGGGGCTTCCGGCATTTCTAACGGAGGGTGCCGGTATGTTTTCCGGGCTGATGCTCAGCCAGTACACGGCCGATACGCAGATAGTTGAACAGAGGATACTTTCAAGCCCCGCGTCGATTCAATCGATACCCGCGGCAGCCGATCAGGAGGACTTTGTATCTATGGGCATGAATACGGCGATTAAGAATTTCCAGATACTGGATAACGCGTACGGCATTTTGGGAATTGAATTTATGGCGGCGGCCCAGGCGCTCGATTTCCGTGAGTTTAAGTTCGGAAAGGGAGTAACCAAGGCAAAAGAAGTAATAAGAAAGTACATTGATTTCTTGGATGTGGACAGGCCTCTTTATCCTGACCATACAAAGATGAAAGAGCTCGTGCGATCCTGCGAGATACTTGAAGAGGTCGAGAAAGAAGTTGGAAGCCTCGGTTAA
- the dprA gene encoding DNA-processing protein DprA, protein MMCSRGARLWLNLLSVEGVTVPTWIRLRDRISLEEMSGMLRKRTGRRELGALIGKRISGINREFIEEQLSADKSGMCRIIAISDGEYPALLKELKYPPPLLFCKGNIKSLGKRKVCIVGSRSCSRRGRLTAKSLARSISASGVVVVSGLARGIDTSAHEGALEREGGTVAVLGCGIDIAYPRENSSLAIDISRNGCVITEFPVGTPPLKYNFPRRNRILSGISKGVVVVEAGIKSGAMLTAGWAAEQGREVLAVPGPVECRGSRGPHKLIKEGAVLVESAEDILGVLMPLFDLRGEGNRSEDENVSLTSNERRVLDILELEPRHVDELALESNIKIVSLLPLLLRLEMKGLCRSFGAGLYAAKEIRSI, encoded by the coding sequence ATGATGTGTTCAAGGGGAGCAAGATTATGGCTAAATCTTCTTTCTGTCGAAGGGGTAACTGTTCCCACATGGATAAGATTAAGAGATAGGATTTCACTGGAGGAAATGTCAGGGATGCTTCGGAAGCGAACCGGAAGAAGAGAACTGGGCGCTCTTATCGGGAAAAGAATCAGCGGTATTAATAGAGAATTTATTGAAGAGCAGCTTTCAGCAGACAAAAGCGGAATGTGCCGGATTATAGCAATATCAGACGGTGAATATCCCGCTCTTTTAAAAGAACTTAAATATCCTCCGCCGCTACTCTTCTGTAAAGGAAATATCAAAAGCCTTGGAAAGAGAAAGGTTTGTATTGTAGGTTCCAGAAGCTGCAGCAGAAGAGGAAGGTTGACGGCAAAAAGTCTGGCAAGGAGTATATCCGCCTCTGGTGTGGTTGTTGTCAGTGGGCTGGCCAGGGGTATCGATACTTCCGCTCATGAAGGGGCCCTTGAAAGAGAAGGTGGCACTGTTGCCGTTCTTGGATGCGGAATCGATATAGCATACCCGAGGGAAAATTCTTCGCTGGCGATAGATATATCACGGAATGGATGTGTTATCACTGAATTTCCCGTGGGAACACCGCCGTTGAAATATAATTTTCCCCGGAGAAACAGGATTCTAAGCGGTATTTCAAAAGGGGTAGTAGTCGTAGAGGCCGGAATCAAAAGTGGAGCGATGCTCACTGCCGGCTGGGCGGCTGAGCAGGGGAGGGAGGTTTTAGCCGTACCGGGTCCGGTCGAATGCAGAGGCAGCAGAGGGCCGCACAAACTAATAAAAGAGGGAGCGGTGCTAGTTGAAAGTGCCGAGGATATACTGGGGGTACTTATGCCCCTGTTCGATTTAAGGGGAGAAGGAAATAGATCAGAGGATGAAAATGTTTCATTGACAAGTAATGAAAGAAGGGTGCTTGACATCCTTGAATTAGAACCCAGGCATGTCGATGAACTCGCGCTGGAAAGTAATATTAAAATAGTGTCGCTTCTGCCTCTCCTTTTGAGGTTGGAGATGAAGGGGCTATGCAGGTCTTTTGGAGCCGGGCTGTACGCGGCGAAAGAGATTCGATCTATTTAG
- a CDS encoding serpin family protein, with translation MSLSNVIPIHFLLIIAYSLMPQTPTGENTEKMINKNIVNAYTEFGFDLYKKEINTHKDENIFISPVSVSLALAMTTGGSDGETEKAILKALNLEGIKRETFKSANKNLISNLLKEDKDVELSIANSIWLKKSIRFYENFKTDTENYFFADLFALSTAEPINEWVEKKTNGRIKDIIESVSPADIAYLVNAIYFKGSWAEEFDKKLTKPKSFYLKGGEEIKVDMMKRQDRFKYLKTEDFEAVTIPYGDGKTSVSLFLPNRNSCLDTLHENISLESWKRWRSDFRRREGTVELPKLRIEYKSKLNNSLSALGMGIAFSPSDADFSRMCRVDGKLNVYISKVLHKTFLKVDEKGTEAAAATAIGVTLTSTAHKQIEPFHIVFNRPYFLVITDNSRGLPLFIGSVQEPPKSNSD, from the coding sequence ATGTCACTTTCAAATGTAATTCCTATTCATTTTCTGCTTATCATCGCGTACTCGCTAATGCCTCAGACACCTACGGGGGAGAACACTGAAAAGATGATAAATAAAAATATTGTTAATGCTTATACTGAATTCGGGTTTGATCTATATAAAAAGGAAATAAATACTCATAAGGACGAGAATATATTCATATCACCAGTTAGTGTCTCTCTGGCCCTAGCGATGACAACCGGCGGGAGTGACGGAGAAACAGAGAAAGCGATACTGAAAGCTCTTAACCTCGAAGGTATAAAGCGCGAAACATTCAAGAGCGCCAATAAAAACCTTATTTCGAATTTACTCAAAGAAGATAAAGATGTAGAGCTTTCGATCGCGAACTCCATCTGGCTTAAGAAATCAATCCGTTTTTATGAAAATTTCAAAACCGACACTGAGAATTACTTTTTCGCCGACCTCTTCGCTCTATCTACCGCCGAACCCATAAACGAATGGGTAGAAAAGAAAACAAATGGAAGAATAAAGGATATCATTGAAAGCGTCTCCCCCGCCGATATCGCGTATCTTGTAAACGCGATATATTTCAAGGGCAGCTGGGCAGAGGAATTCGACAAGAAACTAACGAAACCCAAAAGCTTCTACCTTAAAGGCGGAGAAGAAATAAAAGTAGATATGATGAAGCGGCAAGACAGATTCAAATATCTTAAAACAGAAGATTTCGAGGCGGTAACTATTCCGTATGGAGACGGAAAAACGAGTGTTTCTCTCTTTCTGCCAAATAGAAATTCATGCCTTGATACCTTACATGAAAATATCTCCCTCGAATCCTGGAAACGCTGGAGATCTGATTTCAGAAGGCGGGAAGGTACCGTTGAATTACCAAAGCTAAGGATAGAATACAAGTCAAAACTCAACAACTCACTCTCAGCCCTGGGAATGGGAATAGCTTTCTCTCCGTCTGACGCGGATTTTTCAAGAATGTGTAGAGTCGACGGCAAACTAAATGTATATATAAGCAAAGTGCTTCATAAAACATTTTTAAAGGTGGACGAAAAGGGAACCGAAGCCGCCGCGGCAACGGCAATAGGAGTAACTCTGACTTCAACGGCTCATAAACAGATCGAACCTTTTCATATTGTATTTAACAGACCGTACTTTCTGGTTATAACGGACAACAGCAGGGGCCTGCCTCTGTTTATAGGGTCGGTCCAGGAACCGCCTAAGTCAAATTCCGATTAA
- the rfaE2 gene encoding D-glycero-beta-D-manno-heptose 1-phosphate adenylyltransferase: MNEYKERIINPDELSGFRKDKLSRRVVFTNGCFDILHRGHVELLVKARGFGDCLVVGINSDRSLKRLKGHRRPLTKEYDRAFILLHLVCVDYVTVFEEDTPVEVIRKLNPNILVKGDEYSLEEIAGADFVLRNGGEVKRIKMVEGYSTSNLINKLTK; encoded by the coding sequence ATGAATGAGTATAAAGAGAGAATTATAAACCCGGATGAACTTTCCGGTTTCAGAAAAGATAAGCTAAGCCGCCGAGTGGTTTTTACAAACGGCTGTTTTGATATCCTTCACCGCGGGCACGTTGAACTGCTTGTTAAAGCGCGGGGTTTTGGTGACTGTCTTGTTGTAGGTATTAACAGTGACCGTTCACTAAAACGTCTGAAAGGGCACCGAAGGCCTCTTACGAAGGAATATGACAGAGCTTTTATCCTCCTTCATCTCGTTTGCGTTGATTATGTAACTGTTTTTGAGGAGGATACACCTGTTGAAGTAATCAGGAAATTGAATCCGAATATACTTGTCAAAGGGGATGAGTATTCCTTAGAGGAGATAGCGGGTGCTGATTTTGTGCTCCGCAATGGTGGAGAAGTAAAGAGGATAAAAATGGTTGAAGGTTATTCAACCAGCAATCTGATAAATAAATTAACGAAGTAG
- a CDS encoding lysophospholipid acyltransferase family protein has product MGGNIDNWKRIRHRLELMGVYILSILPSLLPLKVSVKFGGILGILAFDIFRIRRSVTLNNLKKAFGDRMSSRERLRTGRRSYINFAKSMIEFASVGRLSADDLRELVSFSGKEYMEEALKKGNGVIAITGHLGSWELMGAAFAATGIPTDFLVGQQGNKFVDSYINRLRRKAGIGTIPVGVSIRGIFASLKKNRVVAMLSDQDARKAGIFVDFFGIPSSTYPGAAQFACRVNCPIIFSFIVRRKDETHHAVFCPQIQMNPEADREEEIKRLTALHVKALEETVIKYPDQYFWAHKRWKTKPPENNRV; this is encoded by the coding sequence ATGGGGGGAAATATAGATAACTGGAAGAGAATACGCCACCGCTTAGAGCTGATGGGAGTGTATATTCTTTCCATTCTGCCTTCGCTTCTGCCCCTTAAGGTTTCAGTAAAGTTTGGCGGAATACTCGGCATACTGGCATTCGATATTTTCAGAATAAGAAGATCTGTTACACTGAATAATCTAAAGAAAGCTTTCGGAGACAGAATGAGCAGCCGGGAGCGGCTGAGAACCGGCAGAAGATCCTACATTAACTTCGCGAAATCTATGATCGAGTTCGCTTCTGTTGGGAGGTTGTCTGCTGATGACCTGCGGGAGCTTGTATCCTTCTCCGGTAAGGAATATATGGAAGAAGCGCTCAAAAAGGGTAATGGGGTTATAGCGATTACAGGTCATTTAGGAAGTTGGGAGCTTATGGGAGCGGCGTTTGCCGCTACTGGAATCCCGACAGATTTTCTCGTTGGACAGCAGGGGAACAAATTTGTCGATTCCTACATTAACCGGCTTAGAAGAAAAGCTGGAATAGGGACCATACCCGTTGGTGTTTCAATACGAGGCATCTTTGCTTCGCTGAAGAAGAACAGAGTCGTCGCGATGCTTTCCGACCAGGACGCCAGGAAAGCCGGCATTTTTGTGGATTTCTTCGGGATACCTTCTTCTACATATCCGGGCGCCGCGCAATTCGCGTGTCGCGTGAACTGTCCTATAATCTTTTCTTTTATTGTAAGAAGGAAAGATGAAACTCATCACGCGGTATTTTGCCCTCAAATTCAGATGAATCCGGAAGCGGACAGGGAAGAAGAAATAAAGAGATTAACCGCTCTTCACGTCAAGGCGTTGGAAGAGACCGTCATAAAATATCCGGATCAATATTTCTGGGCCCATAAGAGGTGGAAAACAAAACCGCCCGAAAATAACAGGGTATAA